One Campylobacter pinnipediorum subsp. caledonicus genomic window carries:
- a CDS encoding murein hydrolase activator EnvC family protein, translating into MKKILIIILSTLVLFAAKTTTQKKIETNKSSLHSSEILSKQLNKKLDDLAKDVLESENKLKNIANDITKIKDQINELQDNETETNKELNTLSEQNKELIKNQKEIEQNIIRIIAQDFSMDLMLENDGLDESYDAIMSSTILSKLNDVLKNNLKKMSKNYEETSNLIKEKSDKIAKIQNRIKEHKDKQNELISLRNEQKNTIRNLKRDKEIYTKKLQKLQIQQDELRQTLEQLAIVEKREKEAKKDTKSQTLNSSQANISNIKQLGSSYQKTSVKKYTGAKTIAPLDSFSVKQKFGNYVDPVYNIKIFNESVVLNSKTANAKVKTVLDGKVVFAKQTQLLDKVIIIQHSNGIHTIYAHLNQIAPTIKVGKNVKKGYVIGRVLDDLTFEVTQKNYHIDPLELIKS; encoded by the coding sequence ATGAAAAAAATTCTTATAATAATACTATCTACATTAGTGTTATTTGCAGCTAAAACAACCACACAAAAAAAAATAGAAACAAACAAAAGCTCACTTCACTCATCAGAAATTTTATCAAAACAACTAAATAAAAAGCTTGATGATTTAGCAAAAGATGTACTAGAAAGTGAAAATAAACTAAAAAATATAGCAAACGATATAACAAAAATAAAAGACCAAATAAACGAACTACAAGACAACGAAACAGAAACAAACAAAGAATTAAATACATTAAGTGAACAAAACAAAGAACTTATAAAAAATCAAAAAGAGATAGAGCAAAATATAATAAGAATAATAGCTCAAGATTTTTCTATGGATTTAATGCTAGAAAACGATGGGCTTGATGAGAGTTATGACGCCATAATGTCATCAACTATTTTATCAAAACTCAATGATGTTTTAAAAAATAATTTAAAAAAAATGTCAAAAAATTATGAAGAAACCTCAAATCTAATAAAAGAAAAATCAGACAAAATAGCAAAAATCCAAAATAGGATAAAAGAGCATAAAGATAAGCAAAATGAGCTAATTAGCCTAAGAAATGAACAAAAAAATACAATTAGAAATTTAAAACGTGATAAAGAAATTTATACAAAAAAACTTCAAAAACTTCAAATCCAGCAAGATGAATTAAGACAAACACTTGAACAATTAGCTATAGTTGAAAAACGAGAAAAAGAGGCAAAAAAAGATACAAAATCACAGACTTTAAACTCATCACAAGCAAATATATCAAACATAAAACAGCTAGGCTCAAGCTACCAAAAAACATCAGTCAAAAAATATACTGGAGCAAAAACAATAGCCCCTCTTGATAGCTTTAGCGTAAAACAAAAATTTGGAAACTACGTAGACCCTGTTTATAATATAAAAATCTTTAATGAATCAGTTGTTCTTAATTCAAAAACAGCAAATGCAAAGGTTAAAACAGTGCTAGATGGCAAGGTTGTATTTGCAAAACAAACACAACTACTTGATAAAGTAATAATCATACAACATAGTAATGGTATTCACACAATATATGCTCATTTAAATCAAATAGCACCAACTATAAAAGTTGGTAAAAATGTAAAAAAAGGATACGTGATAGGAAGAGTTTTAGATGACCTAACATTTGAAGTTACACAAAAAAACTATCATATAGATCCACTTGAGCTTATAAAATCATAA
- the bioA gene encoding adenosylmethionine--8-amino-7-oxononanoate transaminase — translation MTLEELDLKYIWHPCSQMKDYEELPPIIIKKAKGIYLYDKDDKQYIDIVSSWWCNLLGHCNETINNNIKKQLDKLEHVIFANFSHEGAIELTKQLSEIVPKGLCKFNFSDNGSSAVESALKMSFQYHYQTNNPQKTKFMCLDGGYHGETIGALSVGAMDLYAKIYKPILIDSIRIKSPDCYRCEFNKTRQTCDTECFEHVKKEFKKHGKNTAAIIIEPLLQGAAGMKIYPAKYLKKLREICNEYKVLIIADEIATGFGRTGKMFAFEHAQVSPDIMVISKGLTGGYMPMSITITTQEIYDAFYAPYSEGKAFMHSHTYSGNPLGCAAALGVLKVIKDENILKIAQKNAKYLNENINLALKNHKNVGEIRNIGLINAIELVLDKDKKIDFNPKDRVGYQIYKKALKNGLLLRPLGNVLYFNPPLNIKKDEIDKAISLCLKSMEEILDK, via the coding sequence ATGACATTAGAAGAACTTGATTTAAAATATATATGGCATCCATGTTCTCAAATGAAAGATTATGAAGAGCTACCTCCAATCATCATCAAAAAAGCAAAAGGTATATATCTATACGACAAAGATGATAAGCAATATATAGATATAGTTAGTTCTTGGTGGTGTAATTTACTTGGGCATTGTAATGAAACAATAAATAATAATATAAAAAAACAACTAGATAAATTAGAGCACGTTATATTTGCAAATTTTAGCCACGAAGGAGCCATAGAACTTACAAAACAATTAAGCGAAATTGTTCCAAAAGGACTTTGTAAATTTAACTTTTCAGACAACGGAAGCTCCGCTGTTGAGAGTGCTTTAAAAATGAGCTTTCAATATCACTATCAAACAAATAATCCACAAAAAACAAAATTTATGTGCCTTGATGGCGGCTATCATGGAGAAACGATAGGAGCTTTATCTGTTGGGGCCATGGATTTATATGCTAAAATTTACAAGCCCATATTAATAGACAGCATACGTATAAAATCACCTGATTGCTATAGATGTGAGTTTAACAAAACAAGGCAAACATGCGATACTGAGTGTTTTGAACATGTAAAAAAAGAGTTTAAAAAACATGGAAAAAACACAGCTGCAATCATAATAGAACCCCTGCTTCAAGGTGCTGCTGGTATGAAAATATATCCAGCTAAATATTTAAAAAAACTTCGTGAAATTTGTAACGAATATAAAGTTTTAATCATAGCAGATGAGATAGCAACTGGATTTGGTAGAACCGGAAAGATGTTTGCTTTTGAACACGCACAAGTTAGCCCTGACATAATGGTAATTTCAAAGGGGCTTACCGGTGGATATATGCCAATGTCTATAACCATAACTACACAAGAAATTTATGACGCTTTTTATGCACCTTACAGCGAAGGCAAGGCATTTATGCACTCGCATACCTATAGTGGAAATCCCTTAGGGTGTGCAGCTGCACTTGGTGTATTAAAAGTAATAAAAGATGAAAACATACTAAAAATAGCTCAAAAAAATGCAAAATATCTAAATGAAAATATAAACTTAGCATTAAAAAATCATAAAAATGTTGGCGAAATTAGAAACATAGGTCTTATAAATGCAATTGAGCTTGTACTTGATAAAGATAAAAAAATAGATTTTAATCCAAAAGATAGAGTTGGCTATCAAATTTATAAAAAAGCCCTTAAAAACGGTCTTTTATTAAGACCATTAGGCAATGTTTTGTATTTTAACCCACCCTTAAATATAAAAAAAGATGAGATAGACAAAGCTATCTCTCTTTGTCTAAAAAGCATGGAAGAGATTTTGGATAAATAA
- the bioD gene encoding dethiobiotin synthase: MENAIFITGTSTDIGKTYISALICKHMIAKNINVGYFKPVASGNIKDKNGNLIVGDVRFVKEFSGIKFDEKKMYSFAYERAYSPHLACKFEKNPPKMDKILKDIELIFNDSDFLVIEGSGGIVCPLRWDDEKIMQIDIVRLLGCEVLIVADAGLGGINSTILTIEYLRDQNIKIKGIVLNNFDESSDICNDNKIMIEQIGKVEILGIVKPKDTDMDINLSV, translated from the coding sequence ATGGAAAATGCTATTTTTATAACCGGAACTTCAACAGATATCGGTAAGACTTATATAAGTGCTTTGATATGTAAACATATGATTGCAAAAAATATAAATGTTGGCTATTTTAAACCTGTTGCAAGTGGAAACATAAAAGATAAAAATGGGAATTTAATAGTTGGCGATGTGCGTTTTGTTAAGGAATTTTCTGGCATAAAATTTGATGAAAAAAAGATGTATTCTTTTGCTTACGAAAGAGCGTATTCTCCACATCTTGCCTGTAAATTTGAAAAAAATCCACCAAAAATGGATAAGATTTTAAAAGATATAGAATTGATTTTTAATGATAGTGATTTTTTAGTTATTGAGGGTAGTGGGGGGATTGTGTGTCCTCTTAGATGGGATGATGAAAAAATTATGCAAATAGACATCGTTCGCTTATTGGGTTGTGAAGTTTTGATAGTTGCAGATGCTGGACTTGGAGGTATAAACTCAACTATTTTAACGATTGAATATTTAAGAGATCAAAATATCAAAATAAAAGGTATTGTTTTGAATAACTTTGATGAATCAAGTGATATTTGCAACGATAATAAAATTATGATAGAACAAATAGGCAAGGTTGAAATTTTAGGAATTGTAAAGCCAAAAGACACAGATATGGATATTAATTTGAGTGTTTAG
- the pyrH gene encoding UMP kinase has translation MVKRKRVLVKFSGEALAGNTGFGIDNSVVKFIAQEIKELVKNDIEVGIVIGGGNIIRGVSAAKDGIIKRTSGDHMGMLSTVINSIAMREALEHTGVCVRVQSAIKMEAICETFIMGRAQRHLEKGRVVIFAAGTGNPFFTTDTAATLRAIEINSDMIIKATKVDGVYDKDPEKFEDANLLNTLSYKEAMEDNIKVMDDTSIALAQDNNLPIIVCNMFKKGNLLSIIQGDENAVYSIVK, from the coding sequence ATGGTCAAAAGAAAACGTGTTTTAGTTAAATTCTCAGGTGAAGCATTAGCCGGTAATACTGGTTTTGGAATAGATAATTCGGTAGTAAAATTTATAGCACAAGAGATAAAAGAGCTTGTAAAAAACGATATTGAAGTAGGAATAGTAATAGGTGGTGGCAACATCATAAGAGGTGTAAGTGCAGCTAAAGATGGCATAATAAAAAGAACAAGTGGTGATCACATGGGTATGCTTTCAACAGTCATAAACTCAATAGCGATGAGAGAGGCTTTAGAACACACTGGTGTTTGTGTAAGGGTTCAAAGTGCTATTAAAATGGAAGCAATATGCGAAACATTCATCATGGGCAGAGCACAAAGACACCTTGAAAAAGGTAGAGTTGTAATTTTTGCGGCAGGAACCGGAAATCCATTTTTTACAACAGATACCGCAGCTACATTAAGAGCGATAGAGATTAATTCTGATATGATAATAAAAGCTACAAAAGTAGATGGAGTATATGACAAAGATCCTGAAAAATTTGAAGACGCAAACCTTCTTAATACTTTAAGCTATAAAGAAGCTATGGAAGATAACATAAAAGTAATGGATGATACATCAATAGCATTAGCACAAGATAATAATTTACCAATTATCGTTTGCAATATGTTCAAAAAAGGAAATTTATTAAGTATAATACAAGGCGATGAAAATGCCGTTTATTCAATAGTAAAATAA
- a CDS encoding DNA-directed RNA polymerase subunit omega has protein sequence MRTEQITAKALKQVGDDRYKLALVVSKRAEAIANGADVLVELGNEKLKPADIALLEVAEGKIGLDAIVEKK, from the coding sequence ATGAGAACAGAACAAATAACAGCAAAAGCACTAAAACAAGTTGGCGACGACAGATATAAACTAGCACTTGTTGTATCAAAAAGAGCAGAAGCTATCGCAAATGGAGCTGATGTTTTAGTTGAATTAGGAAATGAAAAATTAAAACCAGCAGATATAGCACTTCTTGAAGTAGCCGAGGGCAAAATAGGACTAGACGCCATTGTTGAAAAAAAATAA
- a CDS encoding RelA/SpoT family protein, with protein MKKNNIFLEQLLDEIVVCKSIPDAKELLFSLCEKNENIIKAIDLCILAHAGQYRKSGEPYAIHPILVACIVAYMGGGESMIMAAILHDVVEDTVKTQEDIKVEFGEEVSKLVEGLTKIVNIREDKLASSSSNEKLANSALNFRKMLLISIEDVRALVVKLCDRLHNMLTLEALKPEKQKRIAEETMMVYAPIAHRLGISSIKNILEDLSFKYILPEEYEKIDKYLNEHKQQLTLKLNSFLEKIGQILLKNGFIDGSFEMQKRIKHYYSIYLKMQRKGFSIEEVLDLLAVRILVKNPLDCYLALGNLHINFNPLISRFKDYIALPKQNGYQTIHTTIFDDKSIFEVQIRTFDMHKTAEFGVAAHWKYKGGSMLNPKLDWLNDIGMQNEAENNPEELYEYAKDSLYTEDIAVYSPKGGIFTLPRGATVLDYAYEVHTEIGLYAKEAFVNRVKVPLLTELKNGDIVKIITSDEPKHRCSWIQSVKTGKAKATIRALCNQKLKDLNNTIAIEILQSIFDVPRKKVLSWIEKENLSKKIHRIATDSIYLQEVVNLFKKHIKKDRPFILTLGDKYSVKKQKFENIVIYSNHKITNVEFDYCCNPKRGDDIIGFRQNHNAIVHHKLCERANKFISDKNEMIFVKWTRNAPHRYKIILSLENRKGSLAEFLAYLTKFGINLATISLNESSGVTSNIFILSVEICDGISVDMVKKRLKERFKIIDFISENDAYI; from the coding sequence TTGAAAAAAAATAATATTTTCTTAGAACAACTACTAGATGAGATAGTTGTTTGTAAAAGCATACCAGATGCAAAAGAATTGCTGTTTTCCTTATGCGAGAAAAATGAAAACATTATAAAAGCGATAGATCTTTGCATACTAGCACACGCTGGACAATATAGAAAAAGTGGAGAACCTTATGCCATACATCCAATTTTGGTTGCTTGTATAGTTGCTTATATGGGTGGCGGTGAAAGCATGATAATGGCCGCCATACTTCACGATGTAGTAGAAGACACCGTAAAAACACAAGAAGATATAAAAGTTGAGTTTGGGGAAGAGGTTTCTAAACTAGTTGAGGGTTTAACAAAGATAGTAAACATAAGAGAAGATAAATTAGCAAGCTCAAGCAGTAACGAAAAACTAGCAAATTCGGCACTAAATTTTAGAAAAATGCTTCTTATATCCATTGAAGATGTTAGAGCATTGGTTGTAAAACTATGTGATAGACTTCACAACATGCTAACACTAGAAGCACTAAAACCAGAAAAGCAAAAAAGAATCGCTGAAGAAACAATGATGGTGTATGCACCAATAGCACATAGATTGGGGATATCATCTATAAAAAACATACTAGAAGATTTGAGCTTTAAATATATACTTCCAGAAGAATACGAAAAAATAGATAAGTATTTAAATGAACACAAGCAACAACTTACATTAAAACTAAATTCATTTCTTGAAAAAATAGGTCAAATTTTATTAAAAAATGGCTTTATAGATGGAAGTTTTGAAATGCAAAAAAGAATAAAACATTACTATTCTATATACCTTAAAATGCAAAGAAAAGGTTTTAGTATAGAAGAAGTATTGGATTTATTAGCAGTTAGAATATTAGTAAAAAATCCGCTTGATTGTTATTTGGCGCTTGGAAATTTACATATAAACTTTAACCCTTTAATATCAAGATTTAAAGACTATATAGCACTTCCAAAACAAAATGGATATCAGACAATTCATACAACAATTTTTGATGATAAAAGCATATTTGAAGTTCAAATAAGAACATTTGATATGCATAAAACTGCCGAATTTGGAGTAGCTGCGCACTGGAAATACAAAGGTGGAAGTATGCTAAATCCAAAACTAGACTGGCTAAATGACATAGGAATGCAAAACGAAGCTGAAAATAATCCAGAAGAGCTATATGAATATGCAAAAGATAGTCTTTACACAGAAGATATAGCAGTGTATTCTCCAAAGGGTGGTATTTTTACACTTCCAAGGGGTGCAACTGTTCTTGATTATGCTTATGAAGTTCACACAGAAATAGGACTATATGCAAAAGAAGCATTTGTAAACAGAGTCAAAGTACCGCTTTTAACAGAGCTTAAAAATGGAGATATAGTAAAAATAATCACATCGGATGAGCCAAAACACAGATGTTCTTGGATACAAAGCGTTAAAACAGGAAAAGCAAAAGCAACAATCCGTGCATTGTGCAATCAAAAATTAAAAGATTTAAACAATACAATTGCTATTGAAATTTTACAAAGTATTTTTGATGTGCCTAGAAAAAAAGTTTTATCATGGATAGAAAAAGAAAATCTAAGTAAAAAAATCCACAGGATTGCAACAGACTCTATATACCTACAAGAAGTTGTAAATTTATTCAAAAAACATATAAAAAAAGATAGACCTTTTATATTAACTCTTGGTGATAAATATAGTGTTAAAAAACAAAAATTTGAAAATATAGTAATTTATTCAAACCACAAAATAACAAATGTAGAGTTTGATTATTGCTGTAATCCAAAAAGAGGCGATGATATAATAGGCTTTAGACAAAATCATAATGCGATAGTTCATCATAAGCTTTGTGAAAGAGCAAATAAGTTTATAAGTGATAAAAATGAGATGATTTTTGTAAAATGGACAAGAAATGCACCTCATAGATATAAAATCATACTAAGCCTAGAAAATAGAAAAGGTTCTTTGGCTGAGTTCTTAGCATATTTAACAAAATTTGGAATCAATCTAGCCACTATAAGTTTAAATGAAAGCTCAGGAGTAACAAGCAATATTTTTATATTAAGTGTTGAGATATGTGATGGAATAAGTGTTGATATGGTTAAAAAACGACTAAAAGAGAGATTTAAAATTATTGATTTTATATCTGAAAATGATGCTTATATTTAA
- the tyrS gene encoding tyrosine--tRNA ligase codes for MDLNKIMQDIKRGVAEFIDESRIFDLIKNYYEKGENFYVKAGFDPTAPDLHLGHTVILNKMALLQKHGAIVQFLIGDFTAQIGDPTGKSATRKKLDNETVVKNAKTYEEQVFKILDKSKTKVMFNAKWLNELGAAGIVELTSVFAVARMLERDDFEKRYKSGNSISISEFLYPLLQGYDSVAMKCDIEMGGTDQKFNLLMGRTLQRTYNIGKEQAIIMMPLLEGLDGVNKMSKSLGNYIGVTENENDMFAKVLSISDELMWRWYELLSQRSNDEINTLKKQVENGEYHPKKAKEDLAFEITKRYHGEEKAKKAQNEFNSIHTKNELPTDMPTFEMNAPAWIVEALSFCKLSPTNSQARRDLAANAVSIDQVKTKDDQLKLKNGEYVLQVGKRKFAKLKVI; via the coding sequence ATTGATTTAAACAAAATAATGCAAGACATCAAACGAGGTGTAGCTGAGTTTATAGATGAATCTCGTATTTTTGATTTGATAAAAAATTATTATGAAAAGGGTGAAAATTTTTATGTAAAAGCTGGATTTGATCCAACGGCGCCTGATTTACACCTGGGACATACTGTGATCTTAAACAAAATGGCTTTATTGCAAAAACACGGCGCAATAGTTCAATTTTTAATAGGCGATTTTACAGCTCAGATTGGTGATCCAACAGGAAAGTCAGCAACAAGAAAAAAACTAGATAACGAAACGGTTGTAAAAAATGCAAAAACATATGAAGAACAAGTTTTTAAAATTTTAGATAAAAGCAAAACAAAAGTTATGTTTAATGCAAAATGGCTAAATGAACTTGGTGCAGCTGGTATAGTTGAGCTAACAAGCGTATTTGCAGTTGCCAGAATGTTGGAAAGAGATGATTTTGAAAAAAGATACAAATCAGGAAACTCAATATCAATAAGCGAATTTTTATACCCGCTTTTACAAGGATATGATAGTGTTGCTATGAAATGTGACATAGAAATGGGTGGAACGGATCAGAAATTTAATCTTTTAATGGGAAGAACTCTTCAAAGAACATACAATATCGGAAAAGAACAAGCCATAATAATGATGCCACTTCTTGAAGGTCTTGATGGCGTAAATAAAATGAGCAAGAGTCTTGGAAACTATATAGGCGTTACAGAAAATGAAAATGATATGTTTGCAAAAGTGCTTAGTATATCAGATGAGCTTATGTGGAGATGGTATGAACTTTTAAGCCAAAGAAGCAACGACGAGATAAATACCTTAAAAAAACAGGTAGAAAACGGAGAATATCATCCAAAAAAAGCAAAAGAAGACTTGGCTTTTGAAATAACAAAAAGATATCACGGCGAAGAAAAAGCAAAAAAAGCACAGAATGAATTTAATAGCATACATACAAAAAATGAGCTTCCAACAGATATGCCAACTTTTGAAATGAATGCTCCAGCATGGATTGTAGAAGCTTTAAGCTTTTGCAAACTATCACCAACAAATTCACAAGCAAGAAGAGATTTAGCAGCAAATGCTGTAAGTATAGATCAAGTAAAAACAAAAGATGACCAACTTAAGCTAAAAAACGGAGAATATGTTCTTCAAGTTGGAAAAAGAAAATTTGCAAAACTTAAGGTAATATAA
- a CDS encoding nitronate monooxygenase, giving the protein MELKSVKIGKYEIKHPIIQGGMGLGISWDRLAGNVSLNGGLGVISSVGTGYYENRAHISKELSSKPLGSDNFYSTKGLKAVIDNARKICGDLPLGVNIMCAANDYARVAKDACEAGINIIISGAGLPTNLPEFTQNFKDVALVPIVSSAKALKIICKRWTQRYNRLPDAVVLEGPLSGGHQGFTYEQCLDPNYQLENLVKPVLEEIKQWGNFPLFTAGGVWDNADIKKFISLGASGVQMGTRFIGTHECDASDGFKEVLLASEKKDIELLKSPVGYPARGIRTNLIELVSKNAGPKIQCISNCVSPCERGKEAKKVGYCIADRLFDAYSGKKESGLFFTGANGYRLKEIISVKELIKKLTEGEDG; this is encoded by the coding sequence ATGGAACTAAAATCAGTAAAAATAGGAAAATATGAGATAAAACACCCAATAATACAAGGTGGAATGGGTCTTGGCATAAGTTGGGATAGGCTTGCAGGAAATGTAAGTCTAAACGGCGGACTTGGTGTAATTAGTTCAGTCGGAACTGGGTATTATGAAAATAGAGCACACATAAGCAAAGAACTAAGCTCAAAGCCACTTGGTAGTGATAATTTTTACTCAACAAAAGGCTTAAAAGCAGTTATAGACAATGCAAGAAAAATATGCGGGGACTTACCTCTTGGTGTAAACATAATGTGCGCTGCAAATGATTATGCTAGAGTTGCAAAAGATGCATGTGAAGCTGGAATAAATATCATAATATCAGGTGCTGGACTTCCTACAAACCTGCCAGAATTTACTCAAAATTTTAAAGATGTAGCTTTAGTTCCGATAGTTTCATCAGCGAAAGCTTTAAAAATAATATGTAAAAGATGGACACAAAGATACAATAGACTACCAGATGCAGTTGTCTTAGAAGGACCACTTAGTGGAGGGCATCAAGGCTTTACATATGAACAATGCCTGGATCCAAATTATCAACTAGAAAACTTGGTAAAACCAGTTCTTGAAGAGATAAAACAATGGGGCAATTTTCCTTTATTTACAGCTGGTGGAGTATGGGATAATGCAGACATTAAAAAATTTATATCTCTTGGTGCAAGCGGAGTTCAAATGGGAACTAGGTTTATAGGAACACACGAATGCGATGCTAGTGATGGCTTCAAAGAGGTTTTATTAGCTTCTGAGAAAAAAGATATTGAGCTTTTAAAAAGTCCTGTAGGATATCCTGCAAGAGGCATAAGAACAAATCTAATTGAATTAGTAAGCAAAAACGCAGGACCAAAAATACAATGCATAAGCAACTGCGTAAGCCCGTGCGAAAGAGGCAAAGAGGCAAAAAAAGTTGGATACTGCATAGCTGATAGACTCTTTGATGCTTATAGTGGCAAAAAAGAGAGTGGTCTATTTTTTACTGGTGCAAACGGATATAGACTAAAAGAGATTATAAGCGTAAAAGAACTTATAAAAAAATTAACAGAAGGCGAAGATGGCTAG
- the mnmC gene encoding bifunctional tRNA (5-methylaminomethyl-2-thiouridine)(34)-methyltransferase MnmD/FAD-dependent 5-carboxymethylaminomethyl-2-thiouridine(34) oxidoreductase MnmC yields MKNADINFKENTAFSVEFDDVYFNTNKPQNESEHVFVSAINEIWEKQDSFIVAEAGFGAGLNFLTLCKRFKNTDKKLHFVSIEGYPLSKQNLQDIYNKLGIFKRLSKDLISVYPPSTKGIHRIEFKENIILDLCFGDINEVLKELDFKADIWFLDGFSPKKNPKMWSMEVFDEISKLTKENGIIRSYSCSKPVRDGLSNFGFNLQLRAGYGKKRQMSHAVFKAQQNKEEKDIWFQRIEIDSKKAKDVLIIGAGVAGCVSAYKLKNSGFNVTIAEKRDKIAQNGSGNHCGILMPLITKPDVNLGKMHKNAFLQAVRFYKKTMNKQEINFSGCAEYAYDETLVQRYFLNDDSIFEFYKDEKPYPYVLIKDGAYARPRKLCKKASKNIDIKFNFEYKSHKHLKNGKINVKFKNNNTIKTDILIFTTGSESVEIFKNLPISFVRGQVTHIKPILDNKIPLSAKGYITPAVDDIQVIGATYARNESNNKATDVDNEENINKISEFVDTKNIKIQGARVGYRSYSSDRFPIIGNLHDENFYKEKYKDLFWTKHKGSIIKPKYQNNVFINIAHGSRGLCTAVLGANIISDLILNRPLCIEKSLFNELHPARFLIRQLKKGKL; encoded by the coding sequence ATGAAAAATGCAGATATAAATTTTAAAGAAAATACAGCTTTTAGTGTTGAGTTTGATGATGTTTATTTTAATACAAATAAACCACAAAACGAAAGCGAACATGTATTTGTAAGTGCGATAAATGAAATATGGGAAAAACAAGATAGTTTTATAGTGGCAGAGGCTGGTTTTGGAGCTGGACTCAATTTTTTAACGCTTTGTAAAAGATTTAAAAACACAGATAAAAAACTACATTTTGTAAGCATAGAAGGTTATCCTCTTTCAAAACAAAATTTACAAGACATCTATAATAAACTCGGGATATTTAAAAGGCTAAGTAAGGATTTGATATCTGTATATCCCCCAAGCACAAAAGGCATTCATAGAATAGAATTTAAAGAAAATATAATACTTGATTTGTGCTTTGGAGATATAAATGAAGTATTAAAAGAGCTTGATTTTAAAGCTGATATATGGTTTTTGGATGGTTTTAGTCCCAAAAAAAATCCAAAAATGTGGAGCATGGAAGTTTTTGATGAAATTTCAAAACTCACAAAAGAAAATGGAATAATAAGAAGCTACTCTTGTTCAAAACCGGTTAGAGATGGACTTAGTAATTTTGGCTTTAATTTACAATTAAGAGCAGGATACGGCAAAAAAAGACAAATGAGCCACGCGGTATTTAAAGCACAGCAAAACAAAGAAGAAAAAGATATTTGGTTTCAAAGAATCGAGATTGATAGCAAAAAAGCAAAAGATGTGCTAATAATAGGTGCTGGTGTTGCCGGATGCGTAAGTGCTTACAAACTAAAAAATAGTGGATTTAATGTAACGATAGCAGAAAAAAGAGATAAAATAGCTCAAAATGGCTCAGGAAATCATTGCGGGATACTAATGCCTCTTATAACAAAACCTGATGTAAATCTAGGCAAAATGCATAAAAATGCTTTTTTACAAGCTGTTAGGTTTTACAAAAAAACCATGAACAAGCAAGAGATAAATTTTAGCGGATGTGCTGAATACGCATACGATGAAACCTTAGTTCAAAGATACTTTTTGAATGATGATAGTATATTTGAGTTTTATAAAGATGAAAAGCCATATCCTTATGTATTGATAAAAGATGGGGCTTATGCAAGACCAAGAAAATTATGCAAAAAAGCCTCAAAAAATATAGATATAAAATTTAATTTTGAATATAAAAGCCACAAACATCTAAAAAATGGAAAAATAAACGTTAAGTTTAAAAATAACAATACAATAAAAACTGATATTTTGATATTTACCACCGGAAGCGAAAGTGTAGAAATTTTTAAAAACTTGCCGATAAGCTTTGTAAGAGGACAAGTAACACATATAAAACCTATCCTAGATAACAAAATACCACTAAGCGCAAAAGGATACATAACCCCAGCTGTTGATGACATACAAGTAATCGGAGCAACATACGCAAGAAATGAATCAAACAATAAAGCAACAGATGTCGACAACGAAGAAAACATAAACAAGATAAGTGAATTTGTAGATACAAAAAATATCAAAATACAAGGCGCTAGAGTAGGATATAGAAGTTATAGCAGCGATAGGTTTCCAATAATAGGCAACTTGCATGATGAGAACTTTTACAAAGAAAAATATAAAGATTTATTTTGGACAAAACACAAAGGTTCAATAATAAAACCAAAATACCAAAATAATGTTTTTATAAACATAGCACACGGCTCTCGTGGACTTTGCACAGCTGTTTTAGGCGCTAATATAATTAGTGATCTGATACTAAACAGACCGCTTTGTATAGAAAAGTCATTATTTAATGAACTTCATCCAGCTAGGTTTTTGATAAGGCAATTAAAAAAAGGAAAGTTGTAA